The nucleotide window CAACATCACATTTGGTGCGAAGTGGGAGCGCACCTGGGTTACTCCCTTGCTCAACAACTCCTACTTTATGAATGATACACTGCTTCTTCTGACTTttgacgaggacgagacTTACGCTAAGCACAACAAAATCTTCAGCATTTTAGTTGGTGGTGTCATTCCTGATCACCTGAAGGGTACCACGGATGATACCTTCTACACCCACTACTCTGTCATCGCTTCCCTCTCCGCGAACTGGGGCTTGCCTTCTCTTGGACGCTGGGACTGCGGTGCTAACATCTTGGAGATTGTTGCGAACAAGACTGGCTATGTCAATTATAACGTTGACACCACCAACTTGCATGTCAACGAGACCTATCCCGGCCCGTTGTCTGCTGGCATTTATTCCAAGTACTCTTCTGTTTGGCCCAACCCCTTAACCAACGCCACCTGCTCCGCCGGTCATGGCATTTTGGACATTGTGAAGGAGACCTACGCCAACACTCAACCTACCTACAACTACACCAGCCCCTACCCCTATGACACCAAATCCGGCTACAACATCAATGTCACAGCGACCAAGAAGTCGACTACCTCCAGCACTAActccacctcttcttcctcttcccctagTCCTTCCACCAACGCCGGTATCTCCCTTGTGTCACCCAGCACTGGTCTGTCCGGTCTCGTCATGGGACTGATGCTCAGTTTGTTGTGAGGGTGATCTGCACTCGAGCTTGGGCTTAATTGTAAAGCGCCAGTTGCATTTGCAAATAGAACTGGGGCATAGGCGATATGGAGTAGGACAGAATCATGCAGAAGAGCGGCTTTAATGTATTTTATGAATGGTAATGACACTCACGAAATGAGAATTCAAAGCTCCGCTAATGGAGAACAGCACTGAATAGTTCAATAAATTCTTGATATTTTCCTTCccgcagaagaagccggtATTCGTAAATGCTTACAAAACATGTGACTGCGCAGTATGTCATCAAGGTAGTCAATTTGTTTCGAGTAGAGTTAGTGCAGCTAGTACAACTGGTTACGCGCAACGGCAACGCCAACCCTAAGTCGAAGTAAACAACATGCTATCTATTCACCAGCTATCAAGATCCTGCCTGGATCAAGATAGCTTTGGTCTCAAGATAACCATCCATGCTATGCAGAAAGCTCTCACGGCCCATTCCACTTCCCTTAAAGCCACCGAAGGGCATATCTTTCGGCATACAAGGACTCGTGCAATTCACACCGACAGTACCGGCCTCCAGCAGCTTCGACACTCGCACAGCCCGGTCAATATCCCTCGTGAAGACAGCCGCATACAAGCCGTACTCACTATCATTGGCTTTGGCGagtacctcttcctccgtccGGAATGTGTTGATGACAACTACAGGCCCGAAGATCTCCTCTTTCATAATCTGCGCATCCTCTGGAG belongs to Aspergillus luchuensis IFO 4308 DNA, chromosome 3, nearly complete sequence and includes:
- a CDS encoding acid phosphatase PHOa (COG:S;~EggNog:ENOG410PH8E;~InterPro:IPR007312;~PFAM:PF04185;~SECRETED:SignalP(1-17);~TransMembrane:1 (n4-12c17/18o425-447i);~go_function: GO:0016788 - hydrolase activity, acting on ester bonds [Evidence IEA]), producing the protein MKTTVAFLLAAASVAYAQVTNVSEPSISSIEKDAATIKPYSPVSNVQGLAFNRFFQVWLENIDYTDAAADENMKWLASQGITLTNFHAVTHPSEPNYCASAAGDTFGMDNDDFIQIPANVSTIADLFDTKGISWGEYQEHQPYPGFQGFNYSNQKTYDPDYVRKHNPLVLFNSIAENSTRLRQIKNFTSFEDDLASHKLPQYGFVTPNMTNDAHDTNITFGAKWERTWVTPLLNNSYFMNDTLLLLTFDEDETYAKHNKIFSILVGGVIPDHLKGTTDDTFYTHYSVIASLSANWGLPSLGRWDCGANILEIVANKTGYVNYNVDTTNLHVNETYPGPLSAGIYSKYSSVWPNPLTNATCSAGHGILDIVKETYANTQPTYNYTSPYPYDTKSGYNINVTATKKSTTSSTNSTSSSSSPSPSTNAGISLVSPSTGLSGLVMGLMLSLL